The nucleotide window ttatgtaaaacttggtttatttctactatttgttcttcaacttgatctaatttttcagccaaacttaaaactaattgaataattaaattatttttccttaTGGGTATATTACTACTGGctacttgtgttgaaaaatctgttaaacctactagttctttatctaacttactaatttctttcaaaactTAGATATATTTTTTGCTAGTTCTAtattatgcaacttatctacttgttcacttAACTCTTTTagtagtaattgtattttttgaacttctaatcTTAAttgctcaactatttctaatgatATGAGTTCTACTTTCTTAGGCTTACTATCTATGAGGTCAAtaagctcttttatctctcttttgctatgaaacctttgaatatttttattattatcttctaactgagatgtaatatagtctaaattttgtctaattatttttatggattttttctgaaagtgctctaacaactggtttaacaaatgattatgcttactattttctaattttatattttctgcttgactaataataaaatttacaatactattggcttgtggaatttcttcactatgcaaaatatgattatgctttctcaatggaaaataacaaactaaactattttggtctaaggttatttttcttttttgaggttcactaatttctaaactaagataatctatcataaatTACAGTCTACCTTTCTTTAGAGTTACTGCTAACTGGTTTCTTAGAAACTGTCTTTCTTCTCTTAAGGTATTTAAAACTTGATTTGTTGCTCTTTTTGCGTCTAAAACTTTATGTTGCACttctgtgttattatatttactAACAAATGAGAGATGTTCAAGataaccaagataaaacttctgcttcttcaaagcactactaattcttttggatatatatgctaatattCTCTTTATGCTATTTATAGTTGGGTGTTTGAGACAATAAATACATGGTGGTTGTGGTTGACAAGGTCTACAAGGACAATAATGTCTGTTgttcatacaaaataaacaaatgtgATATCAGTTATGTTAATGACTTCTGTCCTCAAtgtactttactattataactatactattaaaatgctaaacatggctctgataccagattCGCACAGCAGGCCTGGTTAAATAGTCggatgaccattataacaactagataTAAAACCTTGCATATAGAACTCGACATGGTTTAGCATGACGACTAATTACAATGCAGGTATAAGGCCTTAATAGatgaactcagaggtaccctggttaatgtccaattatttgtatggcaatcattcaactataacagagttctcgaacaaagtatgattGTCAGTTTAacaggttaataatataactacaataTTATTTTCCTATTTTGGACTAGAAgtttaattaaacaaacacactaaagaaagagaagaaaacttacttaagacttggagattgcttgaatatgtacacttgaacttttattaaTATATAGAATGTTTACAAAGAGAAGTGTTTATAAAGGATGCTATGAAGGTTTTGGAAGCTTGAATATATGAAGATTGAAGGATGGTGTGAGTATGGTGTTTCTCTGCTGTGTTTTCGTGTCCTCTGCATGGGAGAAAATGCTCCCTTATATACAAAACCTAATTCCTAAATAACAAAATAGCTTTTCATTTATTTACAACTTTTTGAATAGTGACAACACACTGTTTCTGAAATCTGTCATCACTGTTTCTAAAAGTTGGCTGTCTTTTCTTTGCTTCAATGAAGGTCATGTGAATCCATGTTGTCTTGATTGTTGCAATGTTTGTCACCTTAACTTTTTCATTCAAATGTTTTTTGAAAGTGTCagtcctcctttttcttcttttggatgtATCCTTTGGTGAAGACCACGTGAACTCCACTACATGCTTGGCCAATTTTGTATAGATGTTTAAAGGGTAACCTTGGTatttttgaaaacttttgtcctGATGATTAAAAGAAAACTTTTCAGTggcttttggttagttttccatatATACAATTGAcagtgatttttgttttttggttaaatCAGATGGATCGAAAATCTCATATATCAACTAAGCATAGCTTTTTGGATTAACCCTCAAAGAAGAAAATTGATTACTCTAAAAACTCTATGGAAACAAGCGCTGCAAAGAGGAGGAGCCTTGCAGTTGCAGTCCGATCAAAAGGGAGGAGTTCCAGCAGGAAGCGAAGGCTTGCAAAGCAAGAAAAGAAACGCACTGATGACTAGCTACGTAGTAGTATCGACAGAATCACTAGTCTTCCGGATGATATATTGTACTACATATTCTCCTTTTTAGTGATCGGATCCATTGCTCAAACGAGTGCTTTATCTGGAAGATCGAGTTGTATATCGGATTCCTTTCCTATCCTCGACTTCTTTCACGAAAGTCGTTCATCAAAATGCCGAAAAGTAGATTTTTTTAAGCGGGGTCTCCCCTCACTTCTCACTTTGTCTCTGATTTGGGTACATTTCTGGGACGATGGTTTTGTTGAGAGTTTACTATGTGGTTGTTCTTTGTTGCCTTCACTTTTAGATACTGTAAAGGAAGCACTCATCTCAAAATTAGGTTTCCGGACATGAAAGATGTACAAATTCATGGAATGGAACTAAGCAGCTTGGACATTTCCGGAATGAGGCTGGTGAGTTTGGAAGTTGCTTCTTCGTTCAGAGAGAGAACAATGGAAGTTGTGTCACCATTTTCTCCCCCAATCTGAACATTTTTGTATCGAGGCTCTAATTTAAATACCGAAAAAATTTCAATCCAGAGTTTACCTACTCTGAAAACATCTCAGTTGGATTTGTTCTTCACTGTGAAGAATAAGATTAGtgcaattaattttttttgcggATCATTGCATGTTCAAACCCTTTGCAATAAGCCTTAGCTATCTCCCGATTTTATCATCCATTCGTTTTGATGGCGGTCTACTGTACTCGTTTATGGAACTTGAGACCTTGCAAATTCATATTGGTTGTTTGAATAAACCTGTTACCCCAGGTATAGCATGCGAATTCAAGAGCGCTCCTATAATCCATACTCTTAGTACTTAAGTAGCTAGCAGCACCCTCGGAGAAAGAGAAGGTACATGGCACAACATTCTGCTGAACAATGTTGGTTGCACTGAAGAGCAATACTGGGAAAGTCAAGTGCAGAATTTGAGCGACTTCCTCTGTCACTTAAGGGTGAACATTCATTATTTGATTGATGAGAGTGTGATTaagtttgcaaggtttttggttAAACATAGAAGAGGCTTGATTCTTTACTTCGATGAACACAATGTCGACAATAATTGGGAGGATAATGTCTGTTTACTAGAGGGATTCTCCCGGTCATCTACTGATGTCAAAATCTCAGTTGCTTCATCTCATACTAGGATTAAGCGTGTAGAGATAGTCAAGGATCTACAACTAAAAAAATCAGTATGTAGTCCCCTGGTAACTTGTTCGCTTTGTGGTACAACAAAAGGTCAGCGGACATATGATATCAGCATAGAAAAGGATAGGAGAAAGCTTTGAAACTCCTAAAAGGTATAAACTCATAACATTGTGCTGCACGTCAAAAACTCCATCGTCTTTATAAACATACATACGATATGCATCACATAATTTCAAACCAagctatttatatttatttcacAGAAGATCATAACTAAATCAGTGACATGaatttaacaaaaacaaaataaaaaacgaaTTACAGGAATTCTTAAAGTAAAAGAATTACTCAGGCCAAAAAATAAACTTGGTATTTTAATTTCTTGAGAAAGGATTTCATATGCAGAATGAACAACTCAACTCGGATTGCAGTCCCTGGCCAAAAAGTACACTCAAATTGCAGTAAATTCTGCACTGGATTTTCACAAGCATTCACAGAAGGATATCATCAGTCATAAGTGCATGAGCTCTTTTTGAACTTGATGGGCTTGGTGACAGTGGGATCCAAAATCAAAGGGCATGAGATTCGCTTTCGATGCTTTGTTTTCACTAGCTTCCCTACAACATACGCTCGAGACCAGATTTCAAAGTTTAAGGTCAATGGAATCGGAACCAATGCACCAGTTTTTGTGTATATCAAACTTGATCCAGCTCCATATAGAGGAACCTTAGTACCATGCAAGTTCACTGATGTCGTTCGGAGGCTCTTTCTAGGCTGATAATATTTCTTCAACTGCAAAGACAAAGTTCAGAAAATTTAACACTTATCAAGCGGTTCCAAACAGTATCCTACATACATATTATGTTGCCAGACTACGAATCAAGACCGAACTTTCCTAGTTCAGTAATGTAATGTCCTAGTCCAGTTAGGATTTTGGTTCCTGTGTTTTGACCTGAAATTAATTTCGGTACCCTGGAACTTGCCAATGGCACTCGAATTGTAAACGAGAAAAAACTTAGACACAGCTATGAAAAATTAAATCTTGAGGCACCAAAGCGTGAGaacaaagaaaccaaaataGTTAAATTTACCCTTATCCTACATACAATTCAAAAATTTGCTTAGAGATAAAAATGGTAGTCATAGTAGAGAATCCAACCTGACCAATTGCTACCGCAATCTCCGAATAAAGGAGACCGATAGGTGAGGAGGTAACATGAATGCCAAAGATTGAAGCAGAGTTGCGCACACTCAATCTTAATGAACCATTCACTGTCACCATCTTTGATGGAACTCCACTGAAGTCCGAGCCCTCACCAATGTAGAAGTTACTGATTTCCAAGCTCTGCAAGAATCGTAAGTGCTCCGTTAGACCGAAACAATTTCATCCTATTAGCAACTGCATAATTCCCATTTTCCCActacatttcttgaattgaaGAACCCCCACACCCTTTTCAGTATTTCCAAATTAAATCATCACACTAATAAGTTAGACAAAATTCAGCATCAAATTTTTAGCTTACCTTAACTACTACTTCTGCTTTGTAAGGCCTGCTTGCGCCCCATATGATCAAGCAGAAGACAGTGAACAACAACACAAAGCTAAGTAGAGCAATCAAGACCTGCACTCGCCGCGAAAGCGAATTATCTTTGAACTCATCATAAGCCCCGTCCTCCATAATCACCTTGCACTCCGGCCACCCCTTGTCATTCCTCTGCTTACTACCGCCTTTCCTACCTGAAGAGGACCTGAAAATCCCCGAGAATTTGCTCGCGGAGGAGTTCCTCGAGTGGCGGCCGAAGGAGGGGTGTGAGGGTGACTCCATGGGGCTGTTGTTGTAGATTGGAGTGGCGTGCATTGACGAGGACTTGTCCCCATCGTGCGAGTCCCTTGAAGGGCTCTGCACATAGTACACAGGTGCCTTTGGGGACCTTGACGGTGATGATGCAGCTAAGCTTGTGATATCAGACTCAGATTTTGTTGAATGCATCATTGCCTAATCAGTAATAACAATGCAGGATTTGAATTACAAACTTACGAGTCAAAGCGTTCTGCCAAAAACTTCCTCCACAAATTTGGAAATTACCCAAGTGAAACACAGAATTTGAGTGGAAATTTACCAAAGACTGAAACTTGTAGCAAATTCTTGGGTACCCAGAAAGGGTTTTGATAGATATGAACTGGTTTCTATGCTAGAGTGAGGAACTGAACAAATTGACCACTACAATTcagttctagagagagaaaagaggaaCAGAAAGAAAAATCCTTTCAgaaaatttcaccaaaaaacGAGTTAAACAGATGAGATGctgataaaatttcaaaagctGCCACAAATCAGTGTGTTTCTCTGTGTGTACGTAAGGAATGCAGAGAGagtaagtgaagcttttattgaGGACCAATGAGAAGCAGTGCCCCTAATTGATATGCAGGGCCAATGATTTTGTACCACACCTTGTTCTTTTGCCAAACTAGTTGtaaattgaccaaaaaaagtGTCGGCAGTACACATACTATTATTATTACTCTATATTATTTACATATAATTgtgtaattatttaatcttaattgtaaatattataatattatatgtTGGCATGCGATAACGATGCTCCTCAACCtaataacattttttgtttgatgggttttttgtattttacaAACTACCTAATTTTGATTTGGAGCCTAGTGTttgtgtttatttgtttttattcattttGTCAGTGTAGGAGAATTGGGTTGAGATTCTATTAGTCTAATTTTTGTAATCCCTGTGAACTTTGTATTTCTTGAGCCCCAAGTCAAAGAGTTGTATATATATGCACCTTGTGATAACAATAGTACTACACAATTTACATAATTCTACGTGGTATCAATGagttaaggttttttttttcatggtaGTGAAACCCTAGCCCGCTTCTTCCCAAACTTTCTTGTCGTTCCCCCTCTCCCTTCCTGAGTTAAGGTTtaatggatggacgtttttgaagtttaagagaggctaggaatgtgctacgaatctggagaaattaaatctagacttggaagataaggaatcaatTAAAAAGAAGGAACCTTATCcaaaccaaccttatcttatccagtcCTGTTTTATCtcaacattatccaaactaaccttatcttatccagtcCTGTTTTATCtcaacattatccaaactaaccttatcttatccttatcttatcctaccttatttccagctgcaagggggattCCTTTTCATATTAAACCACCTGTTATCtggttctagaagccctaagaGTGTGCCAAACCACCCTATCCCTTTCCCCCTAGGAATCTGCCGTACatagtccttttccttcatggAGTGGGTTGTGCCGTGCCTATCCTTCTCCTCTACAACTTTGTGTCgtgccctagccctataaatacacacCCTTGCCGCAGAATTTAGAGAGAGCTTTAGAGAGAAAttcagagaaaaaaaatataaagagtGTCAcagctttgcaaggaaggaaagagaagaagagctTTGTGCTATGACCTGCCATCCAAGGCTATTGGAATGCTGGAGCATTTCtgggttcttt belongs to Malus sylvestris chromosome 17, drMalSylv7.2, whole genome shotgun sequence and includes:
- the LOC126612224 gene encoding uncharacterized protein LOC126612224, whose product is MMHSTKSESDITSLAASSPSRSPKAPVYYVQSPSRDSHDGDKSSSMHATPIYNNSPMESPSHPSFGRHSRNSSASKFSGIFRSSSGRKGGSKQRNDKGWPECKVIMEDGAYDEFKDNSLSRRVQVLIALLSFVLLFTVFCLIIWGASRPYKAEVVVKSLEISNFYIGEGSDFSGVPSKMVTVNGSLRLSVRNSASIFGIHVTSSPIGLLYSEIAVAIGQLKKYYQPRKSLRTTSVNLHGTKVPLYGAGSSLIYTKTGALVPIPLTLNFEIWSRAYVVGKLVKTKHRKRISCPLILDPTVTKPIKFKKSSCTYD